A genome region from bacterium includes the following:
- a CDS encoding ABC transporter ATP-binding protein encodes MDLNPMLHVEKLSKSFQSGQRTLTVLQQVSFALAERATCAIVGPSGSGKTTLLGLCAGLDRPSTGSVTLNGIQIDGLDEDERARVRRDFIGFVFQSFRLLPTLTALENVMVPLELRGETNVRPAAADWLERVGLADRMNHYPAQLSGGEQQRVALARAFINRPKILFADEPTGNLDADTSDRVISLLFDLNQEAGTTLVLVTHNLDLARRTQRILRLRGGAVISDERTDGEYKAKAGADARE; translated from the coding sequence ATGGATTTGAATCCGATGTTGCATGTGGAAAAGCTCAGCAAGTCCTTTCAAAGCGGCCAGCGCACGCTGACCGTCTTGCAGCAGGTTTCGTTCGCGCTGGCGGAACGCGCGACTTGCGCGATCGTCGGGCCCTCGGGCAGCGGCAAAACCACCCTGTTGGGCTTGTGCGCCGGCTTGGATCGTCCCAGCACCGGCAGCGTGACGTTGAACGGCATTCAGATCGACGGCCTCGATGAAGACGAACGCGCGCGCGTACGGCGTGACTTCATCGGCTTCGTGTTTCAAAGCTTTCGACTGCTGCCCACGCTCACCGCGCTGGAGAATGTGATGGTGCCGCTCGAGCTGCGCGGCGAAACCAATGTGCGGCCGGCAGCCGCCGATTGGCTCGAACGCGTGGGCCTGGCCGACCGGATGAATCACTATCCCGCGCAACTCTCCGGCGGCGAACAGCAGCGCGTGGCCCTGGCGCGCGCGTTCATCAATCGCCCCAAAATTCTCTTTGCCGATGAACCCACCGGCAATCTCGATGCCGATACCAGCGATCGCGTCATCTCACTGCTTTTTGATTTGAACCAGGAAGCCGGCACGACGCTGGTGTTGGTGACTCACAATCTCGATCTCGCGCGCCGCACGCAACGCATTCTGCGCTTGCGTGGGGGCGCCGTGATTTCGGACGAACGGACTGACGGCGAATATAAGGCAAAGGCAGGCGCAGATGCAAGAGAGTAG
- a CDS encoding ABC transporter permease, whose translation MAWRDSRTHRRRLLLFVSSITLGIAALVAISSLRQNLAAAMQAQAKVLLGADLVISGRQPFAPEMEALFDSLGGKQAREVRFSSMVYFPKQAGTRLARVKAVAGDFPFYGKFETDPPAAAVTFRDGQNALVEEALLLQYEAAVGDSIKIGNLTFRIAGRLLRIPGESAANAFFGPRVFIPMRFLEATQLVQRGSQITHSVQFQLDPKVDADRLVRDLKPQLTKHRLNNETVASRTRELGRALQNLTRFLNLVGFMALLLGGIGVASAIHVYIKQKLDAIAVLRCLGAKIRQTFGIFLVQTLMIALLGAALGAALGVYLQTLLPRVLGDFLPVQLEMKVSWSALADGMITGLGLSSLFALLPLLSIRNISPLLSLRSAFEAQPHPGRDKLRWLLYVAIVLAITAFAMRQMENAVQGLLFTAAVGVAFGLLAGVARLLTRAVRKYFPSHWSFVWRQGLANLYRPNNQTLMMLLALGFGTFLITTLYLTRETLLRQVELTGADQQPDLVLFDVQPDQAAEVADLVRSFNLPVMQQVPIVTMRLESINGTTTRVLQRDSTAGIPEWVLRREYRSSYRDSLNDNETLLAGEMQRRRTQPEETILVSLEEDIAKDLKVKLGDELVFDVQGVLLPTRVGSLRRVNWQRMMPSFFVLFPGGVLEGAPQFQVLVTRAGNAELSAQVQRAVVQKFPNVSAIDLALILTTAETILSKVAFVIRFMAFFSVFTGLVVLAGAVITSRYQRIQESVLLRTLGAQRRQVIKIMTIEYFFLGGLAALTGMLLAFAGTWALARFVFETAFSPAVLPSTMIALGVIGLTILLGMLNSRGIVDRPPLEVLRAEA comes from the coding sequence ATGGCCTGGCGTGACAGCCGCACCCATCGCCGCCGCCTGCTGTTGTTTGTTTCCTCCATCACGTTGGGCATTGCGGCGCTGGTGGCGATCAGCTCGTTGCGCCAGAATCTCGCTGCGGCGATGCAGGCGCAGGCCAAGGTTCTGCTCGGCGCGGATTTGGTGATTTCCGGACGCCAGCCGTTCGCTCCGGAGATGGAAGCGCTGTTTGATTCCCTCGGCGGCAAGCAGGCGCGCGAAGTGCGCTTCTCTTCCATGGTCTATTTTCCCAAACAGGCCGGCACGCGGCTGGCGCGCGTCAAAGCCGTCGCCGGCGATTTCCCGTTTTATGGCAAATTCGAAACCGATCCGCCTGCGGCTGCGGTCACCTTTCGTGACGGCCAGAATGCCCTGGTGGAGGAAGCCCTGTTGCTGCAATACGAGGCCGCGGTGGGCGATTCCATCAAAATCGGCAATCTCACGTTTCGCATCGCCGGCCGCTTGCTGCGGATTCCGGGCGAATCTGCGGCCAACGCCTTTTTCGGCCCGCGCGTTTTTATTCCGATGAGATTCCTGGAGGCAACGCAATTGGTGCAGCGCGGCAGCCAGATTACCCACAGCGTGCAATTCCAACTCGACCCCAAAGTCGACGCGGACCGGCTGGTGCGCGACCTCAAGCCGCAACTGACCAAGCATCGCCTCAACAACGAAACCGTGGCGAGCCGCACGCGGGAACTGGGCCGGGCATTGCAAAACCTAACGCGCTTTCTCAATCTCGTCGGCTTCATGGCGCTGCTGCTGGGCGGCATTGGCGTGGCGAGTGCCATTCATGTCTACATCAAACAGAAGCTCGATGCCATCGCCGTGTTGCGCTGTTTGGGCGCGAAAATCCGGCAAACCTTCGGCATCTTTCTGGTGCAAACGCTGATGATTGCACTGCTGGGTGCGGCGCTCGGCGCGGCGCTCGGCGTTTATTTGCAAACTCTGCTGCCGCGTGTGCTGGGCGATTTCCTGCCGGTGCAACTCGAGATGAAGGTCTCGTGGAGCGCTCTCGCGGACGGCATGATTACCGGCTTGGGCTTGTCCTCGCTGTTCGCGCTGCTGCCGCTGCTGTCCATCCGCAACATCTCCCCCCTACTGAGCCTGCGCTCCGCTTTTGAGGCGCAACCCCATCCCGGCCGCGACAAGCTGCGCTGGCTGCTCTATGTCGCCATCGTGCTCGCCATCACCGCCTTTGCCATGCGGCAAATGGAAAATGCCGTGCAGGGATTGCTCTTCACCGCGGCTGTGGGCGTTGCCTTCGGCCTGCTCGCGGGCGTGGCGAGATTGCTGACCCGCGCCGTGCGCAAATACTTTCCGAGCCACTGGAGTTTCGTGTGGCGGCAGGGACTGGCCAACCTCTACCGCCCCAACAACCAAACTCTGATGATGTTGCTCGCGCTCGGCTTCGGCACGTTTCTCATCACGACGCTGTACTTGACGCGTGAAACGCTGCTCCGTCAGGTCGAGCTGACCGGCGCCGATCAACAACCCGATCTGGTGCTGTTCGACGTGCAGCCGGATCAAGCCGCAGAGGTGGCGGACTTGGTTCGCTCTTTCAATCTGCCGGTCATGCAGCAGGTGCCGATCGTGACGATGCGTTTGGAAAGCATCAACGGCACGACCACGCGCGTGCTGCAGCGTGATTCCACTGCCGGCATTCCCGAATGGGTTTTGCGCCGGGAATACCGTTCCTCCTATCGCGACAGCCTCAACGATAACGAGACCCTGCTGGCCGGCGAAATGCAGCGCCGCCGCACGCAGCCGGAGGAAACCATCCTGGTTTCGCTCGAAGAAGACATCGCGAAAGATTTGAAAGTGAAACTCGGGGATGAGCTGGTGTTCGACGTGCAGGGTGTGCTGTTGCCGACGCGAGTGGGCAGTCTGCGCCGGGTGAATTGGCAGCGCATGATGCCGAGCTTTTTCGTGCTCTTTCCCGGCGGCGTGCTGGAGGGCGCGCCGCAGTTTCAAGTGCTGGTGACGCGCGCGGGCAATGCCGAACTTTCCGCGCAGGTGCAACGCGCCGTGGTGCAGAAATTCCCCAATGTTTCCGCCATCGACCTGGCTTTGATTCTGACCACCGCGGAAACGATTTTGAGCAAGGTCGCGTTCGTCATTCGATTCATGGCATTCTTCAGCGTGTTCACCGGCCTGGTGGTGCTGGCAGGCGCGGTGATCACCAGCCGCTATCAACGCATTCAGGAAAGCGTGCTGTTGCGCACGCTCGGCGCGCAGCGCCGCCAGGTGATCAAAATCATGACCATCGAGTATTTTTTCCTCGGCGGACTCGCCGCGCTCACCGGTATGCTGCTGGCATTTGCCGGCACGTGGGCGCTGGCGCGCTTTGTTTTTGAGACCGCCTTTTCGCCGGCGGTGCTGCCCAGCACCATGATCGCGCTGGGAGTCATCGGCTTGACGATTTTGTTGGGAATGTTGAACAGCCGCGGGATTGTGGATCGTCCCCCGCTCGAGGTGTTGCGGGCCGAGGCCTGA
- a CDS encoding 4Fe-4S binding protein, which yields MAVQYQWVGERLASDPVFAEQAWRSYGLVYAWPLFFYTFFYSPHQVWVVWGVLLTFVIIPIVVLFHGKRYCSWICGCGGLAETFGDRWRHLAPKGRTSIKWEWMNLAVLISAVVITALMLLQDVYHALTGAAEVGISLYRIYADVWLVGILPVTLYPFLGGKIWCRYWCPLAKLMQIQSALFSKLKIGKFKIVANDKCIGCYECSRHCQVGIDVMSYALKQQVLDNATSSCIGCGICVTVCPMDTLSFRETDGHAHAAPVKLTNRQGQVVG from the coding sequence ATGGCGGTGCAGTATCAGTGGGTGGGGGAGAGGCTGGCGAGTGATCCGGTATTCGCGGAACAGGCCTGGCGCAGCTATGGCTTGGTCTATGCCTGGCCGCTGTTCTTCTACACTTTCTTCTACAGCCCGCATCAGGTGTGGGTGGTGTGGGGCGTATTACTCACTTTCGTCATCATTCCGATCGTCGTGCTGTTTCACGGCAAGCGCTATTGCTCGTGGATCTGCGGCTGCGGCGGCCTGGCGGAGACATTCGGCGACCGCTGGCGCCATCTTGCGCCCAAGGGCAGGACTTCGATCAAGTGGGAATGGATGAACCTCGCGGTGCTGATCTCTGCCGTGGTGATTACCGCCCTGATGCTGTTGCAGGACGTTTACCACGCGCTCACCGGCGCGGCGGAAGTGGGCATCAGCCTCTATCGCATCTACGCTGATGTCTGGCTGGTCGGCATTTTGCCGGTGACGCTGTATCCGTTTCTCGGCGGCAAAATCTGGTGCCGCTACTGGTGCCCGCTGGCCAAGCTCATGCAAATACAATCCGCTCTGTTCAGCAAGCTGAAGATCGGCAAATTCAAGATTGTCGCCAATGACAAGTGCATCGGCTGCTACGAGTGTTCGCGTCATTGCCAGGTGGGAATCGATGTCATGAGCTACGCGCTCAAACAGCAGGTGTTGGACAATGCCACCAGTTCCTGCATCGGCTGCGGCATTTGCGTGACCGTCTGTCCGATGGACACGCTGAGTTTTCGCGAAACCGATGGCCATGCCCATGCGGCGCCCGTGAAACTGACGAACCGGCAGGGACAAGTGGTGGGGTGA
- a CDS encoding nucleotidyltransferase domain-containing protein: MTVPVRRSHRLCPGAGLQNLELTMITPEQIHSVAQQIAQKFDPLKIVLFGSYARGESHRHSDVDLLVILEDGHHGGDPEVEVALSISHQFPMDILVRSPQQVAERLCLGDTFYRDIVEKGVVLYERPGG; the protein is encoded by the coding sequence TTGACCGTTCCCGTGCGCCGTTCGCATCGCTTGTGTCCTGGGGCGGGACTCCAAAACCTCGAGCTGACCATGATCACGCCAGAACAAATTCATTCCGTTGCCCAGCAGATTGCGCAAAAGTTTGACCCGCTCAAAATTGTCCTGTTCGGTTCGTATGCGCGTGGCGAATCACATCGCCATAGCGACGTCGATTTGCTCGTCATTCTTGAAGATGGCCATCATGGCGGTGATCCTGAAGTTGAAGTCGCCTTGAGTATATCACACCAATTTCCGATGGATATTCTCGTGCGCTCGCCGCAACAGGTGGCTGAGCGCTTGTGCCTGGGCGACACTTTCTATCGGGACATTGTCGAGAAAGGCGTGGTACTTTATGAACGCCCTGGCGGCTGA
- a CDS encoding cytochrome c, protein MRSFLLVTLLLPVVTLLGCAAEPPKDITDPGQLTYLGFVHREVNCSRCHGPEGTGGMFGPKIHEVMRRKSRAYVRDVILHGKGEEDDAMPGFAEQLTPEQVEQVIDFLATWVDSLPRPAGADSGNAAPSAH, encoded by the coding sequence ATGCGATCATTCCTTCTTGTCACACTTCTTCTGCCGGTTGTCACATTGCTGGGCTGCGCGGCCGAGCCGCCCAAGGATATCACTGATCCCGGCCAGCTCACCTATTTGGGATTCGTGCATCGCGAAGTCAATTGCAGCCGCTGTCACGGCCCAGAGGGAACCGGTGGCATGTTCGGCCCGAAGATCCATGAAGTCATGCGCCGCAAGAGCCGCGCTTACGTGCGCGACGTTATTCTGCACGGCAAAGGGGAGGAGGATGACGCCATGCCCGGCTTTGCGGAGCAGTTGACGCCGGAGCAGGTCGAACAGGTAATCGATTTCCTCGCGACGTGGGTGGACAGCCTGCCGCGGCCGGCGGGCGCGGATTCCGGAAACGCCGCGCCATCTGCGCATTGA
- a CDS encoding arylesterase, which produces MITTPVRSSPPGQTAGAPRTILFLGNSLAAGFGLDPELAFPALIQQKIDSLGWNFNVVNAGLSGETSSGGLRRIDWLLQRDVDVLFLELGANDGLRGIPLELTKQNLQAIIARVRAKNPAVKIVIAGMMVPPNLGAEYTRAFRAIFPDLAKRNQAALVPFLLEGVGGVPELNLPDGIHPTAAGHRIVAQNVWKVLRPVLQPLPANRK; this is translated from the coding sequence ATGATCACCACGCCGGTCCGGAGCTCGCCGCCGGGGCAAACCGCCGGTGCGCCGCGGACCATTCTCTTTCTCGGCAACAGCCTGGCGGCCGGCTTTGGGCTTGATCCCGAATTGGCCTTCCCGGCGTTGATTCAACAGAAGATCGATTCGCTGGGCTGGAATTTCAACGTCGTCAACGCCGGCTTGAGCGGCGAAACGTCCTCGGGCGGATTGCGACGCATCGACTGGCTGCTGCAGCGCGACGTCGACGTTCTGTTTCTCGAATTGGGCGCCAACGACGGATTGCGCGGCATTCCGCTCGAGCTCACCAAACAGAATTTGCAGGCGATCATCGCTCGCGTGCGGGCAAAAAATCCAGCGGTGAAAATCGTGATTGCCGGCATGATGGTGCCGCCCAATCTGGGCGCGGAATACACGCGCGCGTTTCGCGCGATTTTTCCGGATTTGGCCAAACGCAACCAGGCCGCCCTCGTGCCGTTTCTGCTGGAAGGCGTGGGCGGCGTGCCGGAGTTGAATCTGCCCGACGGCATTCATCCCACTGCTGCCGGCCATCGCATTGTGGCGCAAAACGTTTGGAAGGTGTTGCGGCCGGTGTTGCAGCCGTTACCTGCAAACCGAAAATAA
- the rsgA gene encoding ribosome small subunit-dependent GTPase A produces MKDLTRIEQKQMRHLWQERRERLQAAGEQQEAPELNDNGPSESLRETLIHQAAPQADQLVLVQSVQAPALSHSLIDRGLILAQIEVVEPLICLTKLDLAEKRSTIDKVARLYRELGYAIVLTSAKTGEGIANLRERLENRHSIMIGEAGVGRKSLLAQLDPGYGKRGKTEDRVLEASNGASVRCRLSSFELARGLEITTLEEIEMACLLGLQPDELRYYYNEFREFSGDCANGECLHWRESGCAVKQAVANGEVTKSRYQAYVEILQSLAP; encoded by the coding sequence ATGAAAGACCTGACCAGAATCGAACAAAAGCAAATGCGCCATCTTTGGCAGGAGCGGCGCGAGCGTTTGCAGGCTGCGGGTGAGCAGCAGGAAGCGCCCGAGCTGAACGACAACGGCCCCAGCGAGTCGCTGCGCGAAACCTTGATTCACCAAGCCGCGCCGCAGGCCGATCAATTGGTGCTGGTGCAGTCGGTGCAGGCGCCGGCGCTGTCCCACAGCCTGATCGACCGCGGACTGATTCTCGCGCAGATCGAAGTGGTGGAGCCGCTGATTTGCCTCACCAAACTCGATCTCGCAGAAAAGCGAAGCACGATCGACAAAGTCGCGCGTCTCTACCGTGAGCTGGGCTACGCGATCGTGCTCACCTCCGCCAAAACCGGCGAGGGCATCGCCAATTTGCGGGAGCGGTTGGAAAACAGGCATTCGATCATGATCGGCGAGGCCGGTGTGGGCCGGAAATCCCTGCTGGCGCAGCTCGATCCTGGGTACGGCAAGCGAGGCAAGACGGAGGACAGGGTTTTGGAGGCGAGCAATGGCGCTTCGGTGCGATGCCGCCTCAGCAGCTTTGAGCTGGCGCGCGGACTGGAGATCACCACGCTGGAGGAAATCGAGATGGCCTGCTTGTTGGGATTGCAGCCCGATGAGCTGCGCTATTACTACAACGAGTTTCGCGAGTTCAGCGGCGATTGCGCGAACGGAGAGTGTCTGCACTGGCGCGAATCCGGTTGCGCCGTCAAGCAGGCCGTGGCGAACGGCGAAGTCACCAAGTCGCGTTATCAAGCTTATGTTGAAATCCTGCAGTCCTTGGCACCGTGA
- a CDS encoding DUF5362 domain-containing protein, with product MDNLSGGTYGMPSASNPMLHMTVSKMTGDMRFVGVFSIIYGALTCLGIITAVVGIPLIIAGLRLREAADSFTAYLATNDGVALQQGFERQAKYFFIQKVFLIIALVLVGLYILFVLFFLGSMFQSGSRL from the coding sequence ATGGACAATCTGTCGGGCGGCACTTACGGCATGCCCTCAGCCTCGAATCCCATGCTGCACATGACGGTGTCGAAGATGACCGGCGACATGCGCTTTGTCGGCGTGTTCAGCATCATCTACGGCGCGCTCACTTGTCTGGGAATCATCACCGCCGTGGTGGGAATTCCGCTGATCATTGCCGGCCTCCGGCTGCGCGAAGCGGCTGATTCCTTCACCGCATATCTCGCCACCAACGATGGCGTGGCGCTGCAACAGGGCTTCGAGCGGCAGGCGAAGTACTTTTTCATTCAGAAAGTCTTTTTGATCATCGCGCTGGTGCTGGTCGGGCTCTACATTTTGTTCGTCCTTTTCTTCCTGGGTTCGATGTTTCAATCAGGGTCCCGGCTGTAG
- a CDS encoding M28 family peptidase — protein sequence MRRTMIKAFAGLVLGLAACSPPPKATTVPGGVPSITAEELHTHLSFLASDSLAGRDTGSPGLERAAAYIAAELQRLRLKPPTASGSFLQPFALISRQLTPETKLTVTSPAGESAQFDFLDDFFPYQKELPETSETITGKVAFVGYGIEAPEYSYNDFAGIDVKGKIVLAMRHEPQTPDTSVRFEGKETTRYTYVNAKAAAAEAAGAAALILVNAPNDSGPAFRAEFQAYLEYLAEPKMRLADKPEEEEGGGFKIIVADTSLATALLRGSGKTLAQLQAEIDRTYRPQSFLCENEATLTISVVQRSLHAPNVIGWLEGSDPHLKHEAVAYSAHLDHVGRNANGEIFNGADDDASGSSALLEIAEAFAQNGRPPRRSVLFLWFAGEEKGLLGSEYYADHPAIPLAQTAANLNMDMVGRVRPPGDTNPKNAGLAEENTIYVVGGHQNSALRELNEASARQVGLVCDYRYGDPSHPKKLYYRSDHYNFARHDVPVLFFTTGEHEDYHKPTDDVDKINFPKLQRVAQMAFLTGWQVANQAQRLKPNQVPASP from the coding sequence ATGCGCAGGACAATGATCAAGGCTTTTGCCGGGCTGGTGCTCGGGCTGGCAGCATGCTCGCCGCCGCCCAAAGCCACCACCGTGCCGGGCGGCGTACCCTCGATAACCGCAGAGGAGTTGCACACCCACCTGAGTTTCCTGGCCTCGGATTCGCTCGCGGGACGCGACACCGGCTCGCCGGGTCTCGAGCGCGCCGCAGCCTACATCGCTGCGGAATTGCAGCGGCTGCGGCTGAAACCGCCGACCGCCAGCGGATCTTTTTTGCAGCCCTTCGCCCTCATCAGCCGGCAGCTCACGCCGGAGACGAAACTGACCGTCACCTCCCCGGCGGGCGAATCCGCGCAGTTCGATTTTCTCGATGATTTCTTTCCTTACCAGAAGGAGTTGCCGGAAACTTCGGAAACCATTACCGGCAAAGTAGCTTTTGTCGGCTACGGCATCGAGGCACCGGAATACAGCTACAACGACTTTGCCGGCATTGACGTGAAGGGCAAAATCGTGCTGGCAATGCGCCACGAGCCGCAAACCCCTGACACCAGCGTGCGGTTCGAGGGCAAAGAGACGACGCGCTACACGTACGTGAATGCCAAGGCGGCCGCCGCCGAGGCTGCAGGCGCGGCCGCGCTTATTCTCGTCAATGCACCCAATGACAGCGGACCGGCATTTCGCGCCGAGTTTCAAGCGTACCTCGAATACCTTGCCGAGCCCAAGATGCGTCTGGCCGATAAGCCGGAAGAGGAAGAGGGCGGTGGCTTCAAGATCATTGTCGCCGACACCAGCCTGGCCACGGCACTGCTGCGCGGCAGCGGCAAGACCCTGGCGCAGTTACAGGCAGAGATCGACCGCACCTACCGGCCACAATCATTCTTGTGCGAGAATGAAGCCACGCTGACGATTTCCGTGGTGCAGCGCAGCCTGCACGCGCCCAATGTCATCGGCTGGCTGGAGGGCAGCGATCCTCATTTGAAACACGAAGCCGTGGCGTACAGCGCGCATCTCGATCATGTGGGCCGCAATGCCAACGGTGAAATTTTCAACGGCGCGGATGATGATGCTTCCGGCAGTTCGGCGCTGTTGGAAATCGCCGAGGCCTTTGCGCAAAACGGCCGGCCGCCGCGGCGCAGCGTGCTGTTCCTCTGGTTTGCCGGCGAGGAGAAGGGCCTGCTCGGTTCGGAGTATTATGCCGATCATCCCGCCATTCCGCTCGCGCAAACGGCGGCCAACCTCAACATGGACATGGTGGGCCGCGTGCGGCCGCCGGGCGACACCAATCCCAAGAACGCCGGGCTGGCGGAGGAGAATACGATCTACGTCGTGGGTGGGCATCAAAACAGTGCCCTGCGGGAGTTGAATGAGGCTTCGGCGCGGCAGGTGGGTTTGGTGTGCGATTATCGCTATGGCGATCCCAGCCATCCCAAGAAGCTCTATTATCGCAGCGATCACTACAATTTCGCGCGCCACGACGTGCCGGTGTTGTTCTTCACCACCGGCGAGCATGAAGACTACCACAAACCGACCGACGACGTCGACAAAATCAATTTCCCGAAACTGCAGCGCGTGGCGCAGATGGCATTTCTCACCGGCTGGCAGGTGGCCAATCAAGCGCAACGCCTGAAGCCGAATCAAGTGCCGGCAAGCCCGTGA
- a CDS encoding DUF3052 domain-containing protein, with protein sequence MGQEAKCQVSFGGQISEGRAYLEAAALLFRGEFRLQIPFDQITALTAADGELAVTSAAGVARFQLGPLADKWREKILNPKSLLDKLGIKADCEVAALNLADDDFLRQLRERVGAFSTVKPPKVCDVILLGVSDKAALRRLAQLQKHLGKSGALWVIFRKGQSHCNESDVRAAGKQAGLVDVKVVSFSATHSGLKLVTPKARR encoded by the coding sequence ATGGGGCAAGAGGCCAAATGTCAGGTCAGCTTTGGCGGCCAAATTTCCGAAGGCCGCGCCTATCTCGAAGCAGCCGCGCTCTTGTTTCGCGGTGAATTTCGCCTGCAGATTCCCTTTGACCAGATCACTGCATTAACGGCAGCGGACGGGGAGCTGGCCGTCACGTCTGCGGCAGGCGTTGCGCGCTTCCAGCTCGGGCCACTGGCGGACAAGTGGCGGGAGAAAATTCTCAATCCCAAAAGCCTGCTGGACAAGTTGGGAATCAAGGCGGATTGTGAAGTCGCGGCGCTCAATCTTGCAGACGATGACTTTTTGCGGCAATTGCGCGAACGGGTGGGCGCGTTCAGCACCGTCAAACCGCCCAAGGTCTGCGACGTGATTCTGCTCGGCGTGAGTGACAAAGCGGCGTTGCGCCGGCTGGCGCAGCTTCAGAAACATCTCGGCAAAAGCGGCGCGTTGTGGGTTATCTTTCGCAAAGGGCAATCCCATTGCAACGAGAGTGACGTGCGCGCCGCCGGCAAGCAGGCCGGTCTGGTCGACGTCAAAGTCGTGAGCTTCTCGGCCACGCATTCCGGCCTCAAGCTGGTGACTCCCAAGGCCAGGCGTTGA